From the genome of Papaver somniferum cultivar HN1 unplaced genomic scaffold, ASM357369v1 unplaced-scaffold_21, whole genome shotgun sequence:
CTAAGAGATTATTGGGTGCAATAGATAGACATGGTTTTGGTAGGTTTAGCATTCAAGTTTTCTCTACCAATACTCATAACAAGAAAGTTCCACCATCGACAAGCTATTAAATTTGTGGGGGATATTGCGTTAGTGGGACTACTCATTTGCTCTCCATCAACATATGCCATGGAATATGATGATCCAATGCTAAAGTCATATATCGTGTTATCTTAGATGACAAAGTCCATTGAGTATatgaaaattcatgatttttatgGATGAACCAACCGACACCCATCGGCTCAGCCACAAAGTTACCCATGGGCATGCCTTCAGCACTCGAGGGTCACAAACATTGCAGTTTGCCCAATAAACTTTGAGGAAAAGAGGAGAAGTTTCTTAGATCTCAACCATACCAAACCATACCAAGTAACTGCGAATTTGTTGATGGCAGAGATATCGATTGTTTGTGGGTTAATATCAAAATTGGGTTTTGCGAGACAAATCATTGAAAGACAAAGAAAGAAGTTTCTTTTCGTATCATTAATATTTGCTTTTGCCTAATACATCAAGATGTACAAAAATCTTATGATTTTGTCAAATCCCAACCTTAAAACAACTAAATTAATTAATGTAAAACACAGGTGTAAAATGGAATTATGCACTGACTGTTTTTGACCACATACAATCTTATCCATCTATAAACATTTACTATataccttagatgatctcatatATGTAGTTACAACTTAAACTGATAATCCTGCAACAAAAGAAACCCCAGTTGAAGGTAACCAAGAGGATCCAAATATAAACTGACTTACAGTAAACTTCCCAGCTTCTTCTGCTGATGTCATTACACGATATCCCGGCCATTTGACCCGTTGGCCGACCGCACCACCTGGTCCATAATTCAAATATTCCCCGTAATACAATGTATCAAGTGCAAATTCACCGTTCCATTCGAGCCATCCGCGAGGATGGATATGATCACCCATGTAGGAAAGCATATAGACAGTTCTCGAATACATTTTCCATGGCCGTCCAAGAAATGTTTGAAAGGAATTCTTCGATGGTTGAAGATCTGACGCAGCAAGTATCCTAGAGTTATGGATCGATATACCTGTGTTTTGATTCGGGTCTTTCCGATTTTGAGCAGTAACAGTAATTTTCTGCTGAGCCATCGGTTTACGACCATAAAGGCTACAGTTTTGAATTACTACTGCTGCATTGCCAAATATAAAATCAACAGTTCCGTATATGTCGCATTCTCGAAAGAATTGGCGATTTGAGTGTACGTATAAACTGTCTTGGTAGCCTATGATGTTGCAACGATATACAACTGCATGATCCGCTCCTACTCTTAAGGCTACTGCTTGATGCTTAGCAGGGCCTGCGTAATTCTCGAACGTTATGTCACGCGCAATAAATCCGGTACCGGTTGCAGCTGCATAAAATCAATCCAGATAACGAATTTCAATTTCTCTCCATGATAATGGAACCTATCAAAAATTTACATGCGAAAGTGATGTTTGCGTTAAAAGCTAAAGATTCATGCATTATTGTGTCGGTGCGGCAAATGAGTCAGTTGAATATTTATGGCATTCATGGAATGAAAAGTGTTGGGCCACAAACCAGAAAAGGGAAGAGAAAAGTAAAATTCaagaataagattcaaagacaacTAGCTTTCCTAGTTAGTGGTTTCAATAGGAACACCTCAATTCAGTGAAGCCAATGCAGTGAAAAGGGATAGATAATATGAATAGATGTCGACAATTTCTACAGAACTGCACCAGTGTAGTTAATCTTGCAGATATGAAATTCGAAACACGCACATATGGTTAGTACTTTGGAAATGAAATTCGAAATACGCAGATGcacaaagaaaatatataattACCAAATGACGCTGTATGAAATGTCGTTAAGTTGTCAGCAACACTTTGGCCTCCTGTGATCACTGTTTTACCCTTCCCATCTCCTATAAACATCAAGTTGATCTTTTTTCTTCCTACTTTCAAATTACTCTCCTCATACCTTCAGaccaaaaacaaacaaattttttGGGGGATATTTTAGTCATTTAGTAAAAATATTTAAAAGCTAACTTTATCGTAAAAAATGATTCCAGACAAAgggtcaataagatttgactaaATGTAATTTAGAGTTAATAAGAATCTCTAAAGTTGATAAATGTCAGCAGTTAAATCATTTGTGTGTGATGTAAAACTGAAAGAGAAATGCACGTACCTTCCTGCTTTGATGTAAATTATGGTACGTTTGTTACTAAGTTGCGGAGCTGCTTTAATTGCCGCGGCAATCGTTTTATGCGTTCCGTTCCCATCTTTCGAAACTATTATATCCGGTTGCATGGATGTCACTGGCATATCTAATAAGTGTCGCTCTCGACGTTTAACCCATCCCGGCAAACTATTCTTCTTCGCCGGAAAACCTTTTTTCGGACTCCCGTTTTCAATAGGAATGCCAtcaaaatcaccaccaccactggATGATTTTTCCGATGGCTTTTTTGAGGAAACAGCAAATAAAGCCAAACAATTACTGACCAATTGCGATAAATCTTTCAACTGTTCTTGCATGTGATCTTTCACGTACCCGACTTTCACATCTTCGAAACCCTCCGTGCAGGTGTCATGGTTAGTCAATGCTGAACTCAACCACGTCATCACATCATCCAAAGTATGTTTGTTAGACGGTGATGATGAACCGACTGAGTTTAGAGAAAGTGAGAGTTGATCCATAGAATCGTCCAATAATTCCAAGCAATCTTCATATGCTGACCGTACACGTGTATCCATATCAACATTAGATATAGTTGAAGCACTGTATAGTGCTTTCCCAACTCTATTCAGCGTCTCATTCACTGAGATTTGAACCAGACTGAGTCCACTGggtctgttgatgttgttgagtaCCGAGTCAGATGGGTGAGTTAGTAATGTGTTGATACAAAGTGTTGGATATTGAGTTTTGCTGCATGAATCTGTAATGGTTGTTTTTGTTTCTTGGGTTAGTTTCCTGTGATGAAGAAGAGATAGTGGTTGTGGTGTGGTGGTAGAGATGGTACTGGTGGTGATAATTGAGAAAATGATGGTGAGGATAGATAAAACAAGAGGTGGCTTGGGTTTGATCATGGTCTAGTCTAGTCTGGAGAGAAAAAGAGGTGGTTTTAGTGAGAAGGAGGGAGGAGATGAGAATATGAGGTTAGAAGAGAAGGGTAGAGTGTCTTTAAATGGGGGGGAGGGGAGGAGAGGAAGAAAAAACAATGGTGTGGGTTGTAGGAGGTGGTGGTGTGGTGGGTATCAAGTCTATGTCTAATTAGTTATTACTAGTTGTTTGCACACCCAATATTATTATCAACTTTTTTAGTGTCGTCAGTATTATTAGCTGTTACTCTACTTTTCATTTAGCATGGAATGACATGACACCAGAGACTAAGATAGTGAGATGTCTATTATTTGTTCCCTTAATTGGATTTGTCGATAAAACTCTAGTATTATGAGAAGATTAAGGGGATCTAGCTACCCTATCGAGAACTATATATTTTATCCGCCTCTATGTCGTTAAGATGTATTAAAGACTGAGATCTTAAATACAAATATTTGAAGGAAAAAACTTGTAGCATCTAGTTTGACGCGTGGAAACATATACTTTTGGTTGTGGCTCTCCAGAGCCGAAGAATTCAGTGTTTTTCCAATACCATGTGATGCAGGTCAAATAAAGGACTTAGTAGTTGGGAGATAAAAGATTACATGATCAAATCCAAAAAGGATTAGCAATCCTTTCATAACCTACTTAGTACTATAATTTGGTATGAAAAGCTtatctttttttgttgtttgtaATAGTCTGTGCTCTTATACTTATATGTACACCACTACTACAATAAGTGAATAAATCAAAAAGTACGAAAATCAAGAGATTCTCTTAAAGATAAAAAAAGTTACAAACCAATAACAAGTAAAATCCAAATTGCAGTAGACtctaagaagaagaatatgagaaGAAAACTCGAGTAAAATTTTTGGgaccaaaagaaaagataagaactGGCTATCTTGTACTGTTGTGTTATGTGGCTTCTAGATGTGTAGATATGATTATGGGACAACCAAGCTGCTCCGGCCAATTTTGGATACCGGGAGAGTATGTTATGGTGGCGTTGAGGGGGGAAATGTCGGTGCCAAAATGTTGATGGTTGGTCTATTATGGTTCGTGGGATCGATAAATGGTTGCTTGTCGAAAGAAAAACCCTCTAGACCAGAAGGTGGTTGTGGTGGGGTAATTGGTTAACCATTTTTATGGTAGTGTCTGCTGCAACACCAGCTAACAGGTGAATAAAATGTCATAAGATGGTACTCAATCATATCCATCAATTCATGATGAGTTAGCCACAGTGGGTGCTGGAATGATGGATGATGCAATATAGTGCAACTTTAATTTAGTCTATGTACGCTTGGGACTCTTACATGGACTGTTATTAGGAAAACCAGAAATAAAAATCAGAAGAGATTACATCAACTAGATATTAGAATGATTTCTAATTATAAAAATTTAAGTTTTTGAGAGATAATCTGTTTTTGCTTCTATCTTCGGAAATTTCTGAAAAGTATTGCCTCTGGTAGTCTAACAATAAAGGAACTAAATTATACAAGCTAGAGAGATTCCGCACAATCTTAAATCCAATCTATTCGTTACATGGTCAGTATCAACACTttaatttgcctaattgcatggGTTTTAGTGATTAAACCCTTTTTTATAATCATCTTATCTATCCCAAAAGAAGTTTACTAATTGCCTACCAaaaaataatgaacttgggcCCTAACCCATAATGCAACAATAATATAAGATTAGTGCTATGATTACTTCTTAATAGATGATATTAATTAACTATAATTTCATTATAATTTAGCTGATTATTATGAGCTTATCCATAGAATCCCCCAAGAAAATCTAACTTATAACACAATAAAATCAAGAATAGGAGTGGGAAACACTGAAACAGACCATGTGATTACTATATGTCAATGAATGATGTGATTTCCACGTATATATAcgatcaaaagaaaaagaatgggGTAGCTACAAAGATAAAGCAAATTATAATCCCTGACTTCTGGATTTCTAGATTGGTATGGTATGGCTTTGCTAAGTTTGGTATCCCCGTTATAAAGATCATTTTGTAGTACACTAGTACTAGAAGAATTTTACTTTTTATTAGAAGCTGCATCAATTTTGACCCTAAATTAATTGAGTGGATAACAAACATAAAAGGAATCCACCAAAAAAAGAGTTGCATTGATGATCATTTATTTATATACAGTATGAGCCACAAATTTGacctccaaaaataaaaataaaaatgaagatcATATTTTCTTGTTTCATATTGGAATGCcgtgcataaaaaaaaaaaaaaatcttgtctGGAAGACAGATTGATATACAGAAGTAAACTGTTGCACTAAGTCAAAAGAAATTACGCTTAGTGGATAGCATCCACAGCTAGACATGCCTTAGCCATGATCACAAGGAAAAAATCGTCACTGCACTTTACAATCTTCTCTTTTAACACAGTTTGGCGATCAGTAAGTAATGCATCTCTGAAACAGAGTTACTGTGGTAAAAAGATGCATCTTAAACTTAAACAAACATAATCAGCTTTAATGAGAGTGGTCCATAATGAACAGTAGATGTGTACACATTTATATTTTAGCGAGAGAGGTGAAGTCAACAAAATCACGTACAGTTATATTTCATAGCAAAATCAAGATTCTAGTTTACAAATGATCTATGGATCTACTCTCTTTTTGGTTGAGAACCCCACTTTTGTCGCAGAAAAATTCAACGATTCCACTAAATAGCAATACGTACCACACTAGCTACCAGGACATCCTTCGTCTTGCTTGCACATTCATGTATTTCTGTGCTTGGGATGCATTCTTAAAGTTTATAGGAACCACACCTTGATTTCATTTTTTGGTCTTTGTACAATTGATGAGTCAATTTATGTGGTGGGTTTCACGCGTTTTGAAgtgttattttctttctttctgttaGGCCATTGTTCATGTGAGTTGACTGTCTTTGTCTTTCTTTGTTTGAGGGTACCCAACAATAACAATCAATCTGGTGGTTGATCAAAGAAAGCGAATGACTTGAATAAGATAATTTTTACAGCTGCTGTTTTCACGTTATACTTGTTCTTGATATTCAACTAAGAGatagag
Proteins encoded in this window:
- the LOC113340243 gene encoding probable pectinesterase/pectinesterase inhibitor 34, which codes for MIKPKPPLVLSILTIIFSIITTSTISTTTPQPLSLLHHRKLTQETKTTITDSCSKTQYPTLCINTLLTHPSDSVLNNINRPSGLSLVQISVNETLNRVGKALYSASTISNVDMDTRVRSAYEDCLELLDDSMDQLSLSLNSVGSSSPSNKHTLDDVMTWLSSALTNHDTCTEGFEDVKVGYVKDHMQEQLKDLSQLVSNCLALFAVSSKKPSEKSSSGGGDFDGIPIENGSPKKGFPAKKNSLPGWVKRRERHLLDMPVTSMQPDIIVSKDGNGTHKTIAAAIKAAPQLSNKRTIIYIKAGRYEESNLKVGRKKINLMFIGDGKGKTVITGGQSVADNLTTFHTASFAATGTGFIARDITFENYAGPAKHQAVALRVGADHAVVYRCNIIGYQDSLYVHSNRQFFRECDIYGTVDFIFGNAAVVIQNCSLYGRKPMAQQKITVTAQNRKDPNQNTGISIHNSRILAASDLQPSKNSFQTFLGRPWKMYSRTVYMLSYMGDHIHPRGWLEWNGEFALDTLYYGEYLNYGPGGAVGQRVKWPGYRVMTSAEEAGKFTVSQFIFGSSWLPSTGVSFVAGLSV